A portion of the Streptococcus sp. Marseille-Q6470 genome contains these proteins:
- the manA gene encoding mannose-6-phosphate isomerase, class I, with protein MSEPLFLNSVMQEKIWGGTKLRDEFGYDIPNDKIGEYWAISAHPNGVSKVANGRYEGTDLATLYAEHRELFGNRPEPVFPLLTKILDANDWLSVQVHPDDAYGLEHEGELGKTECWYIIAADEGSEIIYGHNAKSKEELRQQIEDKNWDALLTKVPVKAGDFFYVPSGTMHAIGAGILILETQQSSDTTYRVYDFDRKDDNGNLRELHLEKSIDVLNIGEPANSRPVTVKADDLRSTLLVSNDFFAVYKWEITGKVDFEKTADYSLFSVLAGQGKLTVDSKDYPIQKGSHFILPSDVEAWTLEGSDLELIVSHP; from the coding sequence ATGTCAGAACCGTTATTTTTAAATTCTGTAATGCAAGAAAAAATCTGGGGTGGGACTAAACTACGTGATGAGTTTGGCTACGACATACCAAATGACAAGATTGGTGAGTATTGGGCAATCTCAGCTCACCCAAATGGTGTGTCTAAGGTAGCCAATGGTCGCTATGAAGGAACAGACCTAGCTACTTTGTATGCGGAACACCGTGAGTTGTTTGGCAACCGTCCAGAACCTGTATTTCCGCTCTTGACCAAAATCCTTGATGCCAATGACTGGCTCAGTGTTCAAGTTCACCCAGATGATGCTTATGGACTAGAGCATGAAGGTGAACTCGGAAAAACAGAGTGCTGGTATATCATTGCTGCAGATGAAGGTTCAGAGATTATTTACGGTCACAATGCTAAGTCTAAAGAAGAACTCCGCCAGCAAATCGAAGACAAAAACTGGGATGCCTTGCTGACAAAGGTTCCTGTTAAGGCTGGAGATTTCTTCTATGTACCAAGTGGAACCATGCATGCTATCGGTGCAGGTATCTTAATCCTTGAAACGCAACAGTCTAGTGATACCACCTACCGAGTTTATGACTTTGACCGTAAGGATGATAATGGCAACTTGCGCGAGCTTCACCTTGAAAAATCCATCGATGTTTTAAATATTGGTGAGCCTGCTAACAGCCGACCTGTGACTGTCAAAGCAGATGACCTGCGTTCAACTCTTCTTGTTTCTAATGATTTCTTCGCAGTTTACAAGTGGGAAATCACTGGGAAAGTGGACTTTGAAAAGACAGCTGACTATAGTTTGTTTAGTGTCTTGGCTGGTCAAGGAAAATTGACTGTAGATAGTAAAGATTATCCAATTCAAAAAGGTAGCCATTTTATCTTGCCAAGTGATGTTGAAGCTTGGACCTTGGAAGGATCAGATTTAGAATTGATTGTAAGCCATCCATAA
- a CDS encoding DUF3592 domain-containing protein, which produces MPTTFFLLFGLMSLGFAAFTYFMFDIFIFSNYRNAKRCTERTEGVIIRYSYALYNGISLPVVEYTVDGNQYKVLGPKFLYAISNTISTPLGSIVSDVKMDNFEDGEIPQVLRYKIYRNSFISLTKSPLMERFPIGGKVTVYYDPKKPKHSYVERPLKPGRYAWLTKCLAYFLVFLMVALAFFMVLILPNLVN; this is translated from the coding sequence ATGCCAACAACTTTCTTTCTATTATTTGGCTTAATGTCGTTAGGCTTTGCTGCCTTCACCTATTTCATGTTCGACATTTTTATCTTTAGTAATTACAGAAATGCCAAGAGATGCACCGAAAGAACGGAAGGAGTTATTATCCGATATTCCTATGCTCTTTATAACGGAATTAGTCTCCCAGTGGTTGAGTACACTGTCGACGGGAACCAATACAAGGTTTTAGGACCGAAATTTCTATATGCGATTTCAAATACAATCAGTACTCCCTTAGGTTCAATCGTATCTGATGTCAAAATGGATAATTTTGAAGATGGGGAAATTCCTCAGGTTTTAAGATACAAGATTTATAGGAATAGTTTCATCTCTTTAACAAAATCACCTTTAATGGAACGATTTCCAATTGGAGGAAAGGTAACTGTTTATTATGATCCTAAGAAACCAAAACATTCCTATGTAGAAAGACCTTTAAAACCAGGTCGTTATGCATGGCTGACTAAATGTTTAGCTTATTTCCTCGTTTTTCTGATGGTTGCTCTAGCTTTCTTTATGGTGCTTATTCTTCCAAATCTTGTGAACTAA
- a CDS encoding VOC family protein, whose amino-acid sequence MNLNQLDIIVSDVPQVCAELECILDKKADYVDNSFAQFTIGSHCLMLSQNHLIPLENFQSGIILHIEVGDVDQNQKRLKEIGVEILHGPCETDWGTESLLVEGPAGLVIDFYRMK is encoded by the coding sequence ATGAATTTAAATCAATTAGATATTATTGTGTCAGATGTTCCCCAAGTCTGTGCTGAATTAGAGTGTATCTTGGATAAAAAGGCGGACTATGTTGATAACAGTTTTGCTCAGTTCACGATTGGCAGTCATTGTCTCATGTTATCCCAAAATCATTTGATTCCTTTGGAAAATTTTCAGTCAGGAATCATTCTACACATTGAGGTTGGGGATGTCGACCAGAACCAAAAGCGGTTAAAAGAGATTGGTGTCGAGATTTTACACGGTCCTTGTGAAACGGATTGGGGAACAGAATCCCTGTTAGTTGAAGGCCCTGCTGGTCTAGTCATTGATTTTTATAGAATGAAATAA
- the spxB gene encoding pyruvate oxidase, which yields MTQGKITASAAMLNVLKTWGVDTIYGIPSGTLSSLMDALAEDKDIRFLQVRHEETGALAAVMQAKFGGSIGVAVGSGGPGATHLINGVYDAAMDNTPFLAILGSRPVNELNMDAFQELNQNPMYNGIAVYNKRVAYAEQLPKVIDEACRAAVSKKGPAVVEIPVNFGFQEIDENSYYGSGSYDRSFIAPALNEVEIDKAVEILNNAERPVIYAGYGGVKAGEVITELSRKIKAPIITTGKNFEAFEWNYEGLTGSAYRVGWKPANEVVFEADTVLFLGSNFPFAEVYEAFKNTEKFIQVDIDPYKLGKRHALDASILGDAGQAAKAILDKVNPVESTPWWRANVKNNQNWRDYMNKLEGKTEGELQLYQVYNAINKHADQDAIYSIDVGDTTQTSTRHLHMTPKNMWRTSPLFATMGIALPGGIAAKKDNPDRQVWNIMGDGAFNMCYPDVITNVQYDLPVINVVFSNGKYAFIKDKYEDTNKHLFGCDFPNADYAKIAEAQGAVGFTVDRIEDIDAVVAEAVKLNKEGKTVVIDAHITPHRPLPVEVLELDPKQHSEEAIKAFKEKYEAEELVPFRLFLEEEGLQSRAIK from the coding sequence ATGACTCAAGGGAAAATTACTGCATCTGCAGCAATGCTCAACGTATTGAAAACATGGGGCGTAGACACTATCTACGGTATCCCATCAGGAACACTCAGCTCACTTATGGACGCTTTGGCTGAAGACAAAGATATCCGTTTCTTGCAAGTTCGCCATGAAGAAACAGGTGCTCTTGCAGCGGTTATGCAAGCTAAATTTGGCGGATCTATCGGTGTTGCAGTCGGTTCAGGTGGACCTGGTGCGACTCACTTGATCAACGGTGTTTACGATGCAGCTATGGATAACACTCCATTCCTTGCTATCCTTGGATCACGTCCAGTTAACGAATTGAACATGGATGCCTTCCAAGAATTGAACCAAAACCCAATGTACAACGGTATCGCTGTTTACAACAAACGTGTAGCTTACGCAGAACAATTGCCAAAAGTCATTGACGAAGCTTGCCGTGCTGCAGTTTCTAAAAAAGGTCCAGCTGTCGTTGAAATTCCAGTAAACTTTGGTTTTCAAGAAATCGACGAAAACTCATACTACGGTTCAGGTTCATACGACCGTTCATTCATCGCTCCTGCTTTGAACGAAGTTGAAATCGACAAAGCTGTTGAAATTTTGAACAACGCTGAACGTCCAGTTATCTACGCTGGTTACGGTGGTGTGAAAGCTGGTGAAGTAATCACTGAATTGTCACGTAAAATCAAAGCACCAATCATCACAACTGGTAAAAACTTCGAAGCTTTCGAATGGAACTACGAAGGTTTGACAGGTTCTGCTTACCGTGTTGGTTGGAAGCCAGCCAACGAAGTGGTCTTTGAAGCAGACACAGTTCTTTTCCTTGGTTCAAACTTCCCATTTGCTGAAGTATACGAAGCATTCAAGAACACTGAAAAATTCATCCAAGTGGATATTGACCCTTACAAACTTGGTAAACGTCACGCCCTTGACGCTTCAATCCTTGGTGATGCAGGTCAAGCAGCTAAAGCTATCCTCGACAAAGTGAACCCAGTTGAATCTACTCCATGGTGGCGTGCAAACGTGAAGAACAACCAAAACTGGCGTGATTACATGAACAAACTCGAAGGTAAAACTGAGGGTGAATTGCAATTGTATCAAGTTTACAATGCAATCAACAAACATGCTGATCAAGACGCTATCTACTCAATCGACGTAGGTGACACTACTCAAACATCTACTCGTCACCTTCACATGACACCTAAGAACATGTGGCGTACATCTCCACTCTTTGCGACAATGGGTATTGCCCTTCCTGGTGGTATCGCTGCTAAGAAAGACAATCCAGATCGCCAAGTATGGAACATCATGGGTGACGGTGCATTCAACATGTGCTACCCAGACGTTATCACAAACGTTCAATACGACCTTCCAGTTATCAACGTTGTCTTCTCAAATGGTAAATATGCCTTCATCAAGGACAAATACGAAGACACAAACAAACACTTATTTGGTTGTGACTTCCCTAATGCTGACTATGCGAAAATCGCTGAAGCGCAAGGTGCTGTAGGATTTACAGTTGACCGTATCGAAGACATCGATGCAGTTGTTGCAGAAGCTGTTAAATTGAACAAAGAAGGTAAAACTGTTGTTATCGATGCTCACATCACACCACACCGTCCACTTCCAGTAGAAGTACTTGAGTTGGATCCAAAACAACACTCAGAAGAAGCTATTAAAGCCTTCAAGGAAAAATACGAAGCAGAAGAACTCGTACCATTCCGCCTCTTCTTGGAAGAAGAAGGATTGCAATCACGCGCAATTAAATAA